In Chitinophagales bacterium, one DNA window encodes the following:
- a CDS encoding HAMP domain-containing histidine kinase, whose protein sequence is MKNRTIQIITLLAVISMAGIVVLQIFWFRKAFDVHEKEFDQNVFTSLQRVAEQLLQMNNQQIPNARLVDQLSGNYFVVSVNGEIDTKVLESLLKAEFKSRGLNSDFEYGVYDCNHQKLVYGNYVSFSEDEKHRAPRELPQWKNDLYYFSVNFPDKSNHLIDSMNIWLFSSLVLLVVVFFFAFALIAIFRQKQLSEVQKDFVNNMTHEFKTPVSTILVTSRLLNRPEIHQQPDAIERYSNLIQQEALRLKSQVERVLQVAVWDQKKMKYKMEAVDIHECLREAAISVEQIIADRGGRLIKNFNAEKSVLQGDRMHLTNTFFNLLDNAVKYCTQAPVIELSTKNTGDGLVVSVADNGIGIQEKHVSRIFDRFFRVSTGDVHDVKGFGLGLYYVKHVVKDHHGKMSIHSTPGSGTTISIIFPQK, encoded by the coding sequence ATGAAGAACAGGACTATTCAAATTATCACGCTGTTAGCTGTTATTTCAATGGCAGGTATTGTGGTGCTGCAGATCTTCTGGTTCAGGAAAGCATTTGATGTGCATGAAAAGGAATTTGATCAGAATGTTTTTACCTCCCTGCAACGCGTAGCCGAACAGTTGCTGCAGATGAACAATCAGCAGATCCCCAATGCCAGGCTGGTGGATCAGCTCTCAGGCAATTATTTTGTGGTAAGCGTAAACGGGGAGATCGATACAAAAGTGCTGGAGTCGCTGCTGAAAGCCGAATTCAAGTCTCGCGGATTAAACAGCGACTTTGAATACGGTGTCTACGACTGCAACCACCAGAAACTGGTGTATGGTAATTATGTATCCTTCAGTGAAGATGAGAAGCATCGTGCGCCGCGTGAGTTACCCCAGTGGAAAAACGATCTGTACTATTTTTCCGTCAATTTCCCCGATAAGTCTAACCACCTGATTGATTCGATGAATATCTGGTTGTTTTCATCGCTGGTATTGCTGGTGGTGGTGTTCTTTTTTGCTTTTGCGCTCATTGCCATTTTCCGGCAAAAGCAATTGTCGGAAGTGCAGAAGGATTTTGTGAACAATATGACACATGAATTCAAGACGCCTGTATCCACCATCCTTGTCACCAGCAGGCTGCTGAACAGGCCGGAGATTCATCAGCAACCGGATGCCATCGAACGGTATTCAAACCTCATTCAGCAGGAGGCCTTGCGGCTGAAAAGCCAGGTGGAGCGCGTGTTACAGGTGGCAGTCTGGGATCAGAAGAAAATGAAATATAAAATGGAAGCGGTTGATATCCATGAATGCCTGCGGGAAGCCGCAATCAGCGTGGAGCAGATTATCGCCGACAGGGGAGGAAGACTCATTAAGAATTTTAATGCTGAAAAATCTGTTTTGCAGGGCGACAGGATGCACCTTACCAATACTTTCTTTAACCTGCTCGACAATGCGGTGAAGTATTGCACCCAGGCTCCGGTAATTGAATTAAGCACAAAAAATACAGGTGATGGCCTCGTAGTGAGCGTGGCCGATAACGGCATCGGCATTCAGGAGAAGCATGTGAGTCGCATCTTTGACCGGTTCTTCCGCGTTTCCACCGGTGATGTGCATGATGTGAAAGGATTTGGGCTCGGACTGTATTACGTAAAGCATGTGGTGAAGGATCATCATGGAAAAATGAGCATTCACAGCACACCCGGCAGCGGCACTACTATTTCGATTATTTTTCCGCAAAAATAA
- a CDS encoding DUF1573 domain-containing protein, whose amino-acid sequence MKSLVTVLMICCTVNFLQAQSAKATASPVSWLSGTSHDFGRILQNTPASYIFEFSNTGKDPVTITRVQPSCSCTALDYTREEILPGKKGLIKISYNAHTAGMFNKTITVTTDPGSDNTILTITGEVVQKAEQVRKPQ is encoded by the coding sequence ATGAAAAGTCTTGTCACCGTTTTGATGATATGTTGCACTGTTAATTTTTTGCAGGCGCAATCTGCAAAAGCAACAGCATCGCCTGTTTCGTGGTTGAGCGGTACTTCGCATGATTTTGGCAGGATTCTTCAAAACACGCCGGCTTCGTACATATTCGAATTTTCCAATACCGGAAAAGATCCGGTTACCATAACCAGGGTACAACCATCCTGCAGTTGCACGGCGCTCGATTATACCAGAGAGGAAATACTGCCCGGGAAAAAAGGACTTATCAAAATTTCGTACAATGCGCACACAGCCGGCATGTTTAATAAGACAATTACGGTAACAACGGATCCCGGCAGCGATAACACCATACTTACCATTACCGGTGAAGTGGTACAGAAAGCAGAACAAGTCAGAAAGCCACAGTAA